Proteins co-encoded in one Hymenobacter swuensis DY53 genomic window:
- a CDS encoding fumarylacetoacetate hydrolase family protein produces MKILCIGRNYADHIAELQNETPAAPVIFAKPDTALLQRNQPFFLPDFSQDIHYEVELVLRICKNGKNIEEKFAPTYFDAIGLGIDFTARDLQSQLKSKGLPWELAKGFDGSAPISQEFKPVAEFPDLKNIDFRLEVNGEVRQQGNSSLMLHDFSKIISYISQFITLKMGDLIFTGTPSGVGPVKINDQLVGFIGEDKMFNLAVK; encoded by the coding sequence ATGAAAATCCTCTGCATCGGCCGCAATTACGCCGACCATATTGCCGAACTCCAGAACGAAACGCCCGCCGCGCCCGTCATCTTCGCCAAGCCCGACACGGCTTTGCTCCAGCGCAACCAGCCCTTCTTCCTGCCCGATTTCTCCCAGGATATTCACTACGAAGTAGAGCTGGTGCTGCGTATCTGCAAGAATGGCAAGAACATCGAGGAGAAGTTTGCGCCCACTTATTTCGACGCCATCGGGCTGGGCATTGATTTCACGGCCCGCGACCTGCAAAGCCAGCTCAAAAGCAAAGGCCTGCCCTGGGAACTGGCCAAGGGCTTCGACGGCTCGGCCCCAATTTCCCAGGAGTTCAAGCCCGTAGCCGAATTTCCCGACCTGAAGAACATTGATTTCCGGCTGGAAGTAAACGGCGAGGTGCGCCAACAGGGCAACTCCAGCCTCATGCTCCACGATTTCTCGAAAATCATCAGCTACATCTCCCAATTCATCACCCTGAAAATGGGCGACCTGATCTTCACCGGCACCCCCAGCGGCGTCGGCCCCGTCAAAATCAACGACCAACTGGTGGGCTTCATCGGTGAGGACAAGATGTTTAACTTAGCCGTGAAGTAG
- a CDS encoding M48 family metallopeptidase, translating to MLKKIALASCLLVAAGCATVPITGRRQLSLVSDTEMNTMAATEYQKVLSSSRVVTSGEQAAMVKRVGLRIQQAVEQYFSQRGEQAQLEGYQWEFNLLDDKQENAWCMPGGKVAVYTGILPITQDETGLAVVMGHEIAHAVARHSSERMSQQMAAQNLGSIASAAVGQTPTLTQNVFLQAVGVGSSLGLLKYGRSQESEADHLGLIFMAMAGYNPDTAVQFWQRMDARENAASPPEFLSTHPSNGTRIAGIQKELPEARTYYKAR from the coding sequence ATGCTCAAGAAAATTGCCCTCGCCAGCTGCCTGCTCGTAGCCGCGGGCTGCGCCACGGTTCCCATCACCGGCCGGCGGCAGCTCAGCCTCGTTTCCGACACCGAAATGAATACGATGGCAGCCACGGAGTATCAGAAAGTGCTTTCCAGTAGCCGGGTAGTGACCAGCGGGGAACAGGCGGCTATGGTAAAGCGGGTGGGCCTGCGCATTCAGCAGGCCGTGGAGCAGTATTTCAGCCAGCGCGGCGAGCAGGCGCAACTGGAAGGCTACCAGTGGGAGTTCAACCTCCTCGATGACAAACAGGAAAATGCCTGGTGCATGCCCGGCGGCAAGGTGGCCGTGTACACCGGCATTCTGCCCATCACCCAGGATGAAACCGGCCTGGCCGTGGTAATGGGCCACGAAATTGCCCACGCCGTAGCCCGCCACAGTTCGGAGCGGATGAGCCAGCAGATGGCGGCCCAGAACCTGGGCAGTATTGCTTCAGCGGCCGTAGGGCAAACGCCCACGCTTACCCAGAATGTGTTTCTGCAGGCGGTGGGCGTAGGTTCTTCGCTGGGGTTGCTGAAATACGGCCGCAGCCAGGAGTCGGAAGCCGACCACCTGGGGCTGATTTTTATGGCTATGGCCGGCTACAACCCTGATACGGCCGTGCAGTTCTGGCAGCGCATGGATGCCCGCGAGAATGCTGCCTCACCCCCCGAGTTCCTTTCTACGCACCCTTCCAACGGCACCCGTATTGCGGGTATTCAAAAGGAGTTGCCGGAAGCCCGTACTTACTACAAAGCCCGCTAA
- a CDS encoding glutamate synthase subunit beta: MGNSIGFKEFQRELPAKAAPQERVAHNREFVGQYADTQLRQQSGRCMECGIPFCHAGCPLGNIIPEFNDAVYRQDWELAYQILSSTNNFPEFTGRICPAPCESACVLGIHAAPVAIEEIEKHIIETAFARGYVRPTAPVLKTGKSVAVVGSGPAGLAAAAQLVRAGHAVTVFERDDRPGGLLRYGIPDFKLDKWVIDRRLRLLEEDGVQFRCNTEVGRDLTAQDLTAQFDAVVLAGGALVPKDLPLPGRELPGIHFAMDYLTQHNRRVSGLPLSETEIQATGLDVVVIGSGDTGSDCVGTANRQQARSVMQFALMHQPTPERPHFEPWPHYPTAVFRTSTSHEEGCQRYWGINTKAFLSDDQGRLRALLVTDVTWETDVLGRRLAFTEIEGSEREIPCQLALLALGFASPRYEGLLQQLGVALDDRGNVRTPSDSDFLTSQPNVFVAGDMRRGQSLVVWAISEGREAARQVDLFLMGKTALPSKDTVGMFG; encoded by the coding sequence ATGGGCAATAGCATCGGTTTCAAGGAATTTCAGCGGGAACTGCCCGCCAAAGCCGCCCCGCAGGAGCGCGTGGCGCACAACCGCGAGTTTGTGGGCCAATACGCCGACACGCAGCTCCGGCAGCAGTCGGGGCGGTGCATGGAGTGCGGCATTCCATTCTGCCACGCGGGCTGTCCGCTTGGCAATATCATCCCCGAGTTCAACGACGCTGTGTACCGCCAGGACTGGGAGCTGGCCTATCAGATTCTGAGCTCCACCAACAACTTCCCCGAATTTACCGGCCGTATCTGCCCCGCGCCCTGCGAATCGGCCTGCGTGCTGGGCATCCATGCCGCACCGGTGGCCATTGAGGAAATCGAGAAGCACATCATCGAAACGGCCTTTGCCCGGGGCTACGTGCGGCCCACCGCGCCAGTGCTCAAAACCGGCAAATCGGTGGCCGTGGTGGGCTCGGGGCCGGCCGGGCTGGCGGCGGCGGCCCAGCTGGTGCGGGCCGGCCACGCCGTAACGGTGTTCGAGCGCGACGACCGGCCCGGCGGCCTGCTGCGCTACGGCATCCCCGATTTCAAGCTGGATAAGTGGGTGATTGACCGCCGCCTGCGCCTGCTGGAAGAAGACGGCGTACAGTTTCGCTGCAACACCGAAGTGGGCCGCGACCTGACAGCCCAGGACCTTACGGCGCAGTTTGATGCCGTAGTGCTGGCTGGCGGGGCCCTGGTGCCCAAAGACCTGCCCCTGCCCGGCCGCGAGCTGCCCGGCATCCACTTCGCCATGGACTACCTCACCCAGCACAACCGCCGCGTAAGTGGGCTGCCGCTGTCGGAAACCGAAATTCAGGCCACCGGCCTCGACGTAGTGGTAATCGGCAGCGGCGACACCGGCTCCGACTGCGTGGGCACGGCCAACCGCCAGCAGGCCCGCTCCGTCATGCAGTTTGCCCTCATGCACCAGCCCACCCCCGAGCGGCCCCACTTCGAGCCCTGGCCCCACTACCCCACGGCCGTGTTCCGCACCAGCACCTCCCACGAGGAAGGCTGCCAGCGCTACTGGGGCATCAACACCAAAGCCTTTCTCAGCGACGACCAAGGCCGCCTGCGGGCCCTGCTGGTCACCGACGTAACCTGGGAAACCGACGTACTGGGCCGCCGCCTCGCCTTCACCGAAATCGAAGGCTCGGAGCGCGAAATCCCCTGCCAGCTGGCCCTGCTGGCCCTGGGATTCGCCTCCCCCCGCTACGAAGGGCTGCTACAGCAGCTCGGCGTGGCCCTCGACGACCGGGGCAACGTGCGTACCCCGTCCGATTCTGACTTCCTCACCTCCCAGCCCAACGTCTTCGTGGCCGGCGACATGCGCCGGGGCCAGTCGCTCGTCGTATGGGCCATTTCCGAAGGCCGCGAAGCCGCCCGGCAGGTGGACTTGTTCCTAATGGGCAAAACTGCCCTACCCAGCAAAGACACCGTAGGCATGTTTGGATAA
- a CDS encoding alpha/beta fold hydrolase, whose amino-acid sequence MKHTILLLHGALGSEAQLKFLKRELPPFYDVHSFSFTGHGGRPLATTGFSMKELAQEIRQFILAHNLPPVHVFGYSMGGYATLTAAVAWPELFSSITTLGTKFDWTPGTAALETRFLDAAGMREKVPQFASQLEQLHAPTPLPELLAATTGLLRGLGDAPLLTAANLAELEVPVQVLVGELDTTAGVDASRSYVDHMPRATFEIIMNTPHPLEKVNPDLLVNRIARFVELVEEGMV is encoded by the coding sequence ATGAAACATACCATTCTGCTCCTGCATGGGGCTCTGGGCTCGGAAGCGCAGCTGAAGTTTCTGAAGCGGGAACTGCCTCCGTTCTATGATGTGCATTCCTTTTCTTTCACTGGCCACGGTGGCCGGCCGCTGGCGACTACTGGTTTCTCGATGAAGGAGCTGGCGCAGGAAATCCGACAGTTTATTCTCGCCCACAACCTGCCGCCGGTACACGTATTCGGGTACAGCATGGGTGGCTACGCAACCCTGACGGCCGCTGTGGCATGGCCGGAACTATTCAGCAGCATCACCACGCTGGGTACTAAATTTGACTGGACGCCGGGTACTGCGGCGCTGGAAACCCGCTTTCTGGACGCGGCCGGTATGCGGGAGAAAGTGCCGCAGTTTGCCAGCCAACTGGAGCAACTGCACGCCCCTACCCCGCTACCCGAGCTGCTGGCTGCTACCACGGGCCTATTGCGCGGCCTCGGGGATGCGCCGCTGCTCACGGCAGCTAACTTGGCCGAACTGGAAGTACCTGTACAGGTGCTGGTGGGCGAGCTGGACACAACGGCCGGCGTGGATGCCTCCCGCTCCTACGTCGACCACATGCCCCGTGCCACTTTCGAAATTATCATGAACACGCCCCACCCGCTGGAAAAAGTCAACCCCGATTTGCTGGTGAACCGCATCGCACGGTTTGTGGAGTTGGTGGAGGAAGGCATGGTGTAG
- the dnaB gene encoding replicative DNA helicase — protein sequence MGGASGKLPPQAPELEAAVLGALMLEKDALTTVIDILKPQSFYKDGHQRIFKAILNLFDKSEPIDILTVTHELREMGELEVAGGAHYVANLTFKVNSAANIEYHARIITENAIKRELIRIASDIQRDAFEDTTDVFNLLDTTEQSLFEVSESNIRKNFDDMRSLMGKAIKELEEKKDQKDGLTGVPSGFSALDRVTSGWQPSDLVIIAARPGMGKTAFVVSAMRNAAVEFKKPVAIFSLEMSSLQLVNRLISAEAELDSEKIKKGNLADYEWAQLNHKISSLSSAPIYIDDTPGLSIRELRTKCRRLKAHHDIQMIIIDYLQLMTGNTDGKGGGNREQEIASISRALKGIAKELNVPVLALSQLSRSVETRGGDKKPQLSDLRESGSIEQDADMVIFLYRPEYYKITEDEMGNPTQGTGEVIIAKHRNGSLESVQLKFIGKFTKFADLDGAGGGFGDAGFNPGAFPTSTFDDDQSGFAPNTIRLGSRINNDGPPPAQPFPRSNFDDGPPPF from the coding sequence ATGGGCGGCGCGTCGGGCAAGCTGCCGCCCCAGGCGCCCGAGCTGGAGGCCGCCGTGCTGGGGGCGCTCATGCTGGAAAAGGATGCCCTTACTACGGTTATCGACATCCTCAAGCCCCAGAGCTTTTACAAAGACGGCCACCAGCGCATCTTCAAGGCCATCCTGAACCTGTTCGATAAGTCGGAACCCATTGATATTCTGACCGTCACGCATGAGCTGCGGGAAATGGGCGAGCTGGAAGTAGCCGGTGGCGCGCATTACGTGGCCAACCTCACGTTCAAGGTCAACTCGGCGGCCAACATCGAGTACCACGCCCGCATCATCACCGAAAACGCCATCAAGCGGGAGCTGATCCGCATTGCCTCCGACATTCAGCGCGACGCCTTCGAGGACACCACCGACGTATTCAACCTGCTCGATACCACCGAGCAGTCGTTGTTTGAAGTGTCCGAATCCAACATCCGCAAGAACTTCGATGACATGCGCAGCCTGATGGGCAAGGCCATCAAGGAGCTGGAAGAAAAGAAGGATCAGAAAGACGGCCTCACCGGCGTGCCCTCCGGCTTCTCCGCCCTAGACCGCGTAACCTCCGGCTGGCAACCATCTGACCTGGTGATTATTGCTGCGCGCCCTGGTATGGGTAAAACTGCTTTCGTGGTGTCGGCCATGCGCAATGCGGCGGTGGAGTTCAAGAAGCCGGTGGCCATTTTCTCGCTGGAAATGTCCTCGCTGCAGCTCGTGAATCGTCTGATTTCAGCGGAGGCGGAGCTGGATTCCGAGAAGATCAAGAAGGGCAACCTGGCCGACTACGAGTGGGCCCAGCTCAACCACAAGATTTCCAGCCTGTCATCGGCCCCCATCTATATCGATGATACGCCGGGCTTGAGCATCCGGGAGCTGCGCACCAAGTGCCGCCGCCTCAAGGCCCACCACGATATCCAGATGATCATCATCGACTATCTGCAGTTGATGACCGGCAACACCGACGGCAAGGGCGGCGGTAACCGTGAACAGGAAATTGCCTCGATTTCGCGGGCCCTCAAGGGCATTGCCAAGGAGCTGAACGTGCCGGTGCTGGCCCTGTCGCAGCTGAGCCGCTCGGTGGAAACGCGCGGTGGCGACAAAAAGCCCCAACTCAGTGACCTTCGCGAATCGGGGTCCATCGAGCAGGACGCCGACATGGTAATCTTCCTCTACCGCCCCGAGTACTATAAGATTACGGAGGATGAGATGGGCAACCCGACCCAAGGCACCGGCGAGGTCATCATTGCCAAGCACCGGAACGGCTCTTTGGAAAGCGTGCAGCTCAAGTTCATCGGTAAGTTCACCAAGTTTGCCGACCTCGACGGGGCCGGCGGCGGCTTCGGCGACGCGGGCTTCAACCCCGGCGCTTTCCCCACCAGCACCTTCGACGACGACCAGTCCGGTTTCGCCCCGAACACCATCCGCCTCGGCTCCCGTATCAACAACGACGGCCCGCCACCCGCGCAGCCCTTCCCCCGCAGCAACTTCGATGACGGCCCACCGCCGTTTTAA
- a CDS encoding UDP-N-acetylmuramate--L-alanine ligase, whose translation MAATPSSLQRLHLIATGGSIMHNLALALHQRGAQVTGSDDEIFEPAKSRLASAGLLPAQEGWFPEKITADLDAVIVGMHARPDNPELLRAQELGLRVYSFPEFIYEASRDKQRIVIGGSHGKTSITSLILHVLRYHGRKFDYAVGAQLEGFELMVQLTDDAPIIIIEGDEYLSSPIDRRPKFHLYQHHIGVISGISWDHINVFPTEEIYREQFRIFAEMTPKAGVLIYDQDDEQVQLVTVPSSPAVKYIGYGPHEHVIRNGKTFLLNKKEEEVPVQVFGEHNLRNISAAKEVCKQLGIKGKEFYEALGTFKGAARRLELVKEGPNSVVYKDFAHAPSKLKATATAFKKQFPQRRLVACLELHTFSSLNPAFLPQYAHTFDAPDVAVVYFNPQVLAHKRLPALPPEAVQQAFQRPDLRVFTDSRELAAFLHEQNWQHANLLMMTSGTFDGLDLNQLAAEVTQ comes from the coding sequence ATGGCTGCTACTCCTTCTTCCCTCCAACGCCTGCACCTGATTGCAACCGGGGGCAGCATTATGCACAACCTGGCCCTAGCCCTGCACCAGCGCGGCGCTCAGGTAACTGGTTCCGACGACGAAATATTTGAGCCGGCCAAAAGCCGACTGGCTAGCGCCGGTCTGCTGCCGGCCCAGGAAGGCTGGTTTCCGGAGAAGATTACAGCTGACCTCGACGCGGTAATTGTGGGCATGCACGCCCGCCCCGACAACCCCGAGCTTTTGCGCGCCCAGGAGCTGGGCCTGCGCGTGTACTCCTTCCCCGAGTTCATCTACGAAGCCTCCCGCGACAAGCAACGCATTGTTATCGGCGGCTCGCACGGCAAAACCAGCATCACCTCCCTCATCCTGCATGTACTGCGCTACCACGGCCGCAAGTTCGACTATGCGGTAGGCGCGCAGCTGGAAGGCTTCGAGCTAATGGTGCAGCTGACCGACGACGCGCCCATCATCATCATTGAGGGCGACGAGTACCTGTCCTCCCCCATTGACCGGCGGCCGAAGTTCCATTTGTATCAGCACCACATCGGGGTAATTTCCGGTATCAGTTGGGACCATATCAACGTGTTCCCGACGGAGGAAATCTACCGGGAGCAGTTCCGCATCTTCGCTGAGATGACACCTAAAGCAGGTGTGCTCATCTATGACCAGGACGATGAGCAGGTGCAACTGGTAACGGTGCCCAGCTCGCCCGCCGTGAAGTACATCGGCTACGGCCCCCACGAGCACGTCATCCGCAACGGCAAAACCTTCCTGCTCAACAAGAAAGAAGAGGAAGTGCCCGTGCAGGTGTTCGGCGAGCATAACCTGCGCAATATTTCGGCGGCCAAGGAAGTGTGCAAGCAGCTGGGTATCAAGGGCAAAGAGTTTTATGAAGCATTAGGCACCTTCAAAGGCGCGGCGCGGCGGCTGGAGCTGGTAAAGGAGGGCCCGAATTCGGTGGTATACAAGGATTTCGCCCATGCCCCCAGCAAGCTTAAGGCCACCGCCACGGCCTTCAAGAAGCAGTTTCCACAGCGCCGGCTGGTGGCCTGCCTGGAGCTGCACACCTTCAGCTCCCTCAACCCGGCCTTTCTACCCCAGTACGCCCACACCTTCGACGCGCCCGACGTGGCGGTGGTGTACTTCAACCCGCAGGTGCTGGCCCACAAGCGCCTGCCTGCTTTGCCGCCCGAGGCCGTGCAGCAAGCCTTCCAGCGTCCCGACCTGCGCGTATTTACCGATAGCCGGGAGCTGGCTGCCTTCCTGCATGAGCAGAACTGGCAGCACGCCAACCTGCTGATGATGACTTCAGGTACCTTCGACGGACTGGACCTGAACCAGCTGGCGGCCGAAGTGACCCAATAA